Proteins encoded within one genomic window of Dromaius novaehollandiae isolate bDroNov1 chromosome 7, bDroNov1.hap1, whole genome shotgun sequence:
- the ZDBF2 gene encoding DBF4-type zinc finger-containing protein 2 isoform X4: protein MFLTCRCLTESNHLMKFLLLPHKVGMERHGVEGSLQQESNSSLHTRGQEHPGPGVSTMQNRQGYCNCCHVHYSNLEQHVFSSQHRHFTTYCRNRMGTSSLMERFLQDVLQHHPHRYHDNRPTYDDIPLPVTPEAARNACLSPEGVEKKKNRSRQEASSKDQESIGEIGSSASCLSHKGTKETFVTQAFIQKLEKGQEHITGISQQSVGICSSEKWHTLGDTQIANHSHEGQFTAVSPVPQHFSVSPLIHSSSVNPKIVKNVRDLVASNMIPYSGCDKKRMEVCSKDVLLNPCLNPALALVPPKSPSVSHQNPVCRNPMCSASNSLCITSGQSLLTHDGLQTQGETLVSDFCLRDTVGINSSLDLGTSPQLARCKKMKMNRGDESSVDETIEDVILKYCHGTASKELSFQEEENNPCLTFSSLLDHTHLEGSEVSFNCDAPIQSGTDLPKAAIKDIEFLKEVQISLQDKDYGTQLSSVLKSESMEQREAAKQDVIVHTEEPVLPALPHVPPSFVGKTWSQIMYEDDIKIEELVRDFREGRFRCYFDSESSAKCAGKRVKKKKQKDEKKNDIVEGNRTESASVKALPEFNNALSGGSDFDNPSLASDTLCNPQILKTPRKRTWRLASRCQVVKVSHGTQTSLVNYPAAKRKMTRREPDPADQKANVVWPENENTPNMKTRLCALKLPESYSKIMSPVQPKTVVYVLSCPEIKQCKGKPADIPKMRRNCNSTDSKDSIRYKYKQCSFKYYDPLTNRILKTPPKSTGGEKAKKPSHVRQLFRSLSFDANMRKLADSQREGMPSKSLNWSDFNNSSSVSFLPDPGKGNDIASSQKTDGSSVSTERSDCLVSGHSENSFKHLAVSPLNSHQSQVEADGRLTPFNGRAAKTTLTSIRSERLERENPKARWKRKEGPNKEPSFSKKAAGPMSVRGTVGRRGSRVNPGKQTSRTKKQQKEGIRRKLPPRAQKSSAFSICRHQTKKATVGKHLKKEKSDAKKLKVRRKPKRTFVNSTVITGIPEKHQKVASGSFPKKPEQTSSKIRSWELFWTRQSHCGLSSSNNGPC, encoded by the exons aTGTTTCTGACTTGCAGATGTTTGACAGAGTCTAACCATCTGATGAAGTTTCTGCTTCTTCCACACAAGGTGG GAATGGAAAGACATGGTGTTGAAGGCTCTCTACAACAGGAGAGTAATAGCAG TTTACACACAAGAGGGCAAGAACATCCTGGGCCTGGCGTATCCACCATGCAAAATAGACAAGGATACTGCAACTGCTGCCATGTACACTACAGTAATCTTGAACAG CATGTTTTCAGCTCCCAGCACAGACACTTTACCACTTACTGTAGGAATCGTATGGGTACCAGTAGCTTGATGGAGCGTTTCCTGCAGGATGTTTTGCAGCATCATCCCCACAGATACCATGACAACAG acCAACCTATGACGACATACCACTCCCCGTCACTCCAGAGGCTGCTAGGAATGCTTGCCTGTCTCCAGAAGGtgtagagaaaaagaagaatagaaGCAGACAGGAAGCTTCCAGCAAAGACCAGGAGTCCATTGGTGAAATAGGATCTTCTGCTTCATGCCTCTCTCATAAGGGCACAAAGGAAACTTTTGTAACACAAGCATTTATTCAGAAACTAGAAAAAGGACAGGAACATATTACAGGAATATCCCAGCAGTCTGTGGGCATTTGTAGCAGTGAGAAATGGCATACCCTGGGAGATACTCAAATTGCAAATCATAGCCATGAAGGCCAGTTTACAGCTGTGAGCCCAGTACCTCAACATTTTTCTGTCAGTCCTTTAATTCATAGTTCTTCTGTTAATcctaaaatagtaaaaaatgttAGGGATTTGGTGGCATCAAATATGATTCCATATAGTGGATGTGATAAAAAAAGAATGGAGGTATGCAGTAAGGATGTGTTACTGAACCCATGCTTGAATCCTGCTCTGGCGCTGGTTCCCCCAAAAAGCCCTTCAGTTTCGCATCAAAATCCTGTGTGTCGGAATCCTATGTGCAGCGCCAGCAATTCTTTATGTATTACCTCAGGTCAATCTCTCTTAACACATGATGGTTTACAAACTCAGGGTGAAACTTTGGTGTCTGACTTCTGTCTCAGGGATACTGTGGGTATCAACAGCTCCCTAGATCTTGGGACATCCCCACAACTAGCAAGATgcaaaaaaatgaagatgaacaGAGGTGATGAAAGTTCAGTAGATGAAACTATTGAAGATGTTATTCTGAAATACTGCCATGGAACTGCTTCTAAAGAACTATCTTTCCAAGAAGAAGAGAATAATCCCTGTTTAACTTTTTCTTCACTTCTGGACCATACTCATTTAGAGGGCTCTGAAGTGAGTTTTAACTGTGATGCACCAATTCAGTCAGGAACAGACTTACCTAAGGCAGCTATAAAAGATATAGAATTCCTGAAAGAGGTCCAAATAAGTTTGCAAGATAAAGACTATGGAACACAGctctcttctgttttaaaaagtgaGTCAATGgagcaaagagaagcagcaaaacagGATGTAATAGTTCATACTGAAGAACCAGTTCTTCCAGCTCTGCCTCATGTGCCTCCTTCTTTTGTGGGAAAGACTTGGTCTCAAATAATGTATGAAGATGATATAAAAATTGAAGAACTTGTGCGTGATTTCAGGGAAGGTCGTTTTCGCTGCTACTTTGACAGTGAATCCTCAGCCAAATGTGCAGGGAAGagagtgaagaagaaaaagcagaaagatgaaaaaaagaatgatattGTTGAGGGTAATAGAACAGAAAGTGCATCAGTTAAAGCACTGCCAGAATTCAATAATGCTTTAAGCGGTGGCTCTGATTTTGATAACCCATCTTTAGCCTCAGATACGCTATGCAACCCACAAATTCTTAAAACGCCTAGGAAAAGGACATGGCGCCTGGCTTCAAGATGCCAGGTGGTTAAAGTCAGCCATGGCACCCAAACAAGTCTAGTCAACTACcctgcagcaaaaagaaaaatgactagaAGAGAACCTGATCCAGCTGATCAAAAAGCAAACGTTGTGTGGCCGGAGAATGAAAATACTCCAAACATGAAAACTAGGCTATGTGCCCTTAAACTTCCTGAGTCTTATAGCAAGATTATGAGCCCTGTACAGCCCAAGACAGTGGTCTATGTGCTTTCATGTCCAGAGATTAAACAGTGTAAAGGTAAACCTGCAGATATTCCCAAAATGAGGAGAAATTGCAACTCCACAGATAGCAAGGACTCTATAAGGTATAAATATAAACAGTGTTCTTTCAAGTATTATGACCCACTGACAAATCGAATTCTGAAAACACCTCCTAAGAGTACAGGTGGAGAAAAGGCCAAAAAGCCCTCCCATGTTCGACAGCTTTTCAGAAGTCTCAGCTTTGATGCAAACATGAGGAAACTAGCTGATTCACAGAGAGAGGGCATGCCATCAAAATCCCTTAATTGGTCAGACTTCAATAATTCATCTTCAGTATCTTTCCTGCCAGACCCAGGTAAAGGGAATGATATAGCCTCAAGTCAAAAGACAGATGGATCTTCTGTTTCTACAGAAAGATCAGATTGTCTGGTATCTGGTCACTCTGAGAACTCTTTTAAACACCTGGCCGTTTCACCTTTGAACTCTCACCAGTCTCAGGTGGAAGCAGATGGTAGATTAACTCCATTCAATGGTAGAGCTGCTAAAACCACTTTGACTTCGATCAGGAGTGAGCGATTAGAGAGAGAGAATCCAAAGGCaagatggaagagaaaagaaggcCCTAATAAAGAACCAAGTTTTTCCAAAAAGGCTGCAGGACCTATGTCTGTCAGAGGTACTGTTGGGAGGAGAGGAAGCAGAGTAAACCCAGGCAAACAAACTTCTAGAactaaaaaacagcaaaaagagggGATAAGAAGGAAACTCCCTCCTCGTGCCCAGAAATCTTCTGCCTTCTCCATCTGTAGGCACCAGACAAAGAAGGCTACAGTGGGAAAGCACCTTAAGAAAGAAAAGTCTGATGCTAAAAAATTGAAAGTAAGGAGGAAACCGAAGAGGACCTTTGTGAACTCAACAGTCATCACAGGGATTCCTGAAAAGCATCAGAAAGTCGCATCGGGATCCTTTCCGAAGAAGCCAGAGCAAACTTCTTCCAAAATAAGGAGCTGGGAG TTATTTTGGACAAGACAAAGTCACTGTGGGCTTTCGTCAAGCAATAATGGACCATGCTG a
- the ZDBF2 gene encoding DBF4-type zinc finger-containing protein 2 isoform X1: MFLTCRCLTESNHLMKFLLLPHKVGMERHGVEGSLQQESNSSLHTRGQEHPGPGVSTMQNRQGYCNCCHVHYSNLEQHVFSSQHRHFTTYCRNRMGTSSLMERFLQDVLQHHPHRYHDNRPTYDDIPLPVTPEAARNACLSPEGVEKKKNRSRQEASSKDQESIGEIGSSASCLSHKGTKETFVTQAFIQKLEKGQEHITGISQQSVGICSSEKWHTLGDTQIANHSHEGQFTAVSPVPQHFSVSPLIHSSSVNPKIVKNVRDLVASNMIPYSGCDKKRMEVCSKDVLLNPCLNPALALVPPKSPSVSHQNPVCRNPMCSASNSLCITSGQSLLTHDGLQTQGETLVSDFCLRDTVGINSSLDLGTSPQLARCKKMKMNRGDESSVDETIEDVILKYCHGTASKELSFQEEENNPCLTFSSLLDHTHLEGSEVSFNCDAPIQSGTDLPKAAIKDIEFLKEVQISLQDKDYGTQLSSVLKSESMEQREAAKQDVIVHTEEPVLPALPHVPPSFVGKTWSQIMYEDDIKIEELVRDFREGRFRCYFDSESSAKCAGKRVKKKKQKDEKKNDIVEGNRTESASVKALPEFNNALSGGSDFDNPSLASDTLCNPQILKTPRKRTWRLASRCQVVKVSHGTQTSLVNYPAAKRKMTRREPDPADQKANVVWPENENTPNMKTRLCALKLPESYSKIMSPVQPKTVVYVLSCPEIKQCKGKPADIPKMRRNCNSTDSKDSIRYKYKQCSFKYYDPLTNRILKTPPKSTGGEKAKKPSHVRQLFRSLSFDANMRKLADSQREGMPSKSLNWSDFNNSSSVSFLPDPGKGNDIASSQKTDGSSVSTERSDCLVSGHSENSFKHLAVSPLNSHQSQVEADGRLTPFNGRAAKTTLTSIRSERLERENPKARWKRKEGPNKEPSFSKKAAGPMSVRGTVGRRGSRVNPGKQTSRTKKQQKEGIRRKLPPRAQKSSAFSICRHQTKKATVGKHLKKEKSDAKKLKVRRKPKRTFVNSTVITGIPEKHQKVASGSFPKKPEQTSSKIRSWEVSGDRGHPSTANRASRRASAVPLLRNCLVLPGES, encoded by the exons aTGTTTCTGACTTGCAGATGTTTGACAGAGTCTAACCATCTGATGAAGTTTCTGCTTCTTCCACACAAGGTGG GAATGGAAAGACATGGTGTTGAAGGCTCTCTACAACAGGAGAGTAATAGCAG TTTACACACAAGAGGGCAAGAACATCCTGGGCCTGGCGTATCCACCATGCAAAATAGACAAGGATACTGCAACTGCTGCCATGTACACTACAGTAATCTTGAACAG CATGTTTTCAGCTCCCAGCACAGACACTTTACCACTTACTGTAGGAATCGTATGGGTACCAGTAGCTTGATGGAGCGTTTCCTGCAGGATGTTTTGCAGCATCATCCCCACAGATACCATGACAACAG acCAACCTATGACGACATACCACTCCCCGTCACTCCAGAGGCTGCTAGGAATGCTTGCCTGTCTCCAGAAGGtgtagagaaaaagaagaatagaaGCAGACAGGAAGCTTCCAGCAAAGACCAGGAGTCCATTGGTGAAATAGGATCTTCTGCTTCATGCCTCTCTCATAAGGGCACAAAGGAAACTTTTGTAACACAAGCATTTATTCAGAAACTAGAAAAAGGACAGGAACATATTACAGGAATATCCCAGCAGTCTGTGGGCATTTGTAGCAGTGAGAAATGGCATACCCTGGGAGATACTCAAATTGCAAATCATAGCCATGAAGGCCAGTTTACAGCTGTGAGCCCAGTACCTCAACATTTTTCTGTCAGTCCTTTAATTCATAGTTCTTCTGTTAATcctaaaatagtaaaaaatgttAGGGATTTGGTGGCATCAAATATGATTCCATATAGTGGATGTGATAAAAAAAGAATGGAGGTATGCAGTAAGGATGTGTTACTGAACCCATGCTTGAATCCTGCTCTGGCGCTGGTTCCCCCAAAAAGCCCTTCAGTTTCGCATCAAAATCCTGTGTGTCGGAATCCTATGTGCAGCGCCAGCAATTCTTTATGTATTACCTCAGGTCAATCTCTCTTAACACATGATGGTTTACAAACTCAGGGTGAAACTTTGGTGTCTGACTTCTGTCTCAGGGATACTGTGGGTATCAACAGCTCCCTAGATCTTGGGACATCCCCACAACTAGCAAGATgcaaaaaaatgaagatgaacaGAGGTGATGAAAGTTCAGTAGATGAAACTATTGAAGATGTTATTCTGAAATACTGCCATGGAACTGCTTCTAAAGAACTATCTTTCCAAGAAGAAGAGAATAATCCCTGTTTAACTTTTTCTTCACTTCTGGACCATACTCATTTAGAGGGCTCTGAAGTGAGTTTTAACTGTGATGCACCAATTCAGTCAGGAACAGACTTACCTAAGGCAGCTATAAAAGATATAGAATTCCTGAAAGAGGTCCAAATAAGTTTGCAAGATAAAGACTATGGAACACAGctctcttctgttttaaaaagtgaGTCAATGgagcaaagagaagcagcaaaacagGATGTAATAGTTCATACTGAAGAACCAGTTCTTCCAGCTCTGCCTCATGTGCCTCCTTCTTTTGTGGGAAAGACTTGGTCTCAAATAATGTATGAAGATGATATAAAAATTGAAGAACTTGTGCGTGATTTCAGGGAAGGTCGTTTTCGCTGCTACTTTGACAGTGAATCCTCAGCCAAATGTGCAGGGAAGagagtgaagaagaaaaagcagaaagatgaaaaaaagaatgatattGTTGAGGGTAATAGAACAGAAAGTGCATCAGTTAAAGCACTGCCAGAATTCAATAATGCTTTAAGCGGTGGCTCTGATTTTGATAACCCATCTTTAGCCTCAGATACGCTATGCAACCCACAAATTCTTAAAACGCCTAGGAAAAGGACATGGCGCCTGGCTTCAAGATGCCAGGTGGTTAAAGTCAGCCATGGCACCCAAACAAGTCTAGTCAACTACcctgcagcaaaaagaaaaatgactagaAGAGAACCTGATCCAGCTGATCAAAAAGCAAACGTTGTGTGGCCGGAGAATGAAAATACTCCAAACATGAAAACTAGGCTATGTGCCCTTAAACTTCCTGAGTCTTATAGCAAGATTATGAGCCCTGTACAGCCCAAGACAGTGGTCTATGTGCTTTCATGTCCAGAGATTAAACAGTGTAAAGGTAAACCTGCAGATATTCCCAAAATGAGGAGAAATTGCAACTCCACAGATAGCAAGGACTCTATAAGGTATAAATATAAACAGTGTTCTTTCAAGTATTATGACCCACTGACAAATCGAATTCTGAAAACACCTCCTAAGAGTACAGGTGGAGAAAAGGCCAAAAAGCCCTCCCATGTTCGACAGCTTTTCAGAAGTCTCAGCTTTGATGCAAACATGAGGAAACTAGCTGATTCACAGAGAGAGGGCATGCCATCAAAATCCCTTAATTGGTCAGACTTCAATAATTCATCTTCAGTATCTTTCCTGCCAGACCCAGGTAAAGGGAATGATATAGCCTCAAGTCAAAAGACAGATGGATCTTCTGTTTCTACAGAAAGATCAGATTGTCTGGTATCTGGTCACTCTGAGAACTCTTTTAAACACCTGGCCGTTTCACCTTTGAACTCTCACCAGTCTCAGGTGGAAGCAGATGGTAGATTAACTCCATTCAATGGTAGAGCTGCTAAAACCACTTTGACTTCGATCAGGAGTGAGCGATTAGAGAGAGAGAATCCAAAGGCaagatggaagagaaaagaaggcCCTAATAAAGAACCAAGTTTTTCCAAAAAGGCTGCAGGACCTATGTCTGTCAGAGGTACTGTTGGGAGGAGAGGAAGCAGAGTAAACCCAGGCAAACAAACTTCTAGAactaaaaaacagcaaaaagagggGATAAGAAGGAAACTCCCTCCTCGTGCCCAGAAATCTTCTGCCTTCTCCATCTGTAGGCACCAGACAAAGAAGGCTACAGTGGGAAAGCACCTTAAGAAAGAAAAGTCTGATGCTAAAAAATTGAAAGTAAGGAGGAAACCGAAGAGGACCTTTGTGAACTCAACAGTCATCACAGGGATTCCTGAAAAGCATCAGAAAGTCGCATCGGGATCCTTTCCGAAGAAGCCAGAGCAAACTTCTTCCAAAATAAGGAGCTGGGAGGTAAGTGGAGATAGGGGTCACCCTAGCACCGCAAACCGAGCCTCTAGAAGAGCCTCTGCTGTACCGTTACTTCGAAACTGTCTTGTCCTACCAGGTGAGAGCTAG
- the ZDBF2 gene encoding DBF4-type zinc finger-containing protein 2 isoform X3 encodes MFLTCRCLTESNHLMKFLLLPHKVGMERHGVEGSLQQESNSSLHTRGQEHPGPGVSTMQNRQGYCNCCHVHYSNLEQHVFSSQHRHFTTYCRNRMGTSSLMERFLQDVLQHHPHRYHDNRPTYDDIPLPVTPEAARNACLSPEGVEKKKNRSRQEASSKDQESIGEIGSSASCLSHKGTKETFVTQAFIQKLEKGQEHITGISQQSVGICSSEKWHTLGDTQIANHSHEGQFTAVSPVPQHFSVSPLIHSSSVNPKIVKNVRDLVASNMIPYSGCDKKRMEVCSKDVLLNPCLNPALALVPPKSPSVSHQNPVCRNPMCSASNSLCITSGQSLLTHDGLQTQGETLVSDFCLRDTVGINSSLDLGTSPQLARCKKMKMNRGDESSVDETIEDVILKYCHGTASKELSFQEEENNPCLTFSSLLDHTHLEGSEVSFNCDAPIQSGTDLPKAAIKDIEFLKEVQISLQDKDYGTQLSSVLKSESMEQREAAKQDVIVHTEEPVLPALPHVPPSFVGKTWSQIMYEDDIKIEELVRDFREGRFRCYFDSESSAKCAGKRVKKKKQKDEKKNDIVEGNRTESASVKALPEFNNALSGGSDFDNPSLASDTLCNPQILKTPRKRTWRLASRCQVVKVSHGTQTSLVNYPAAKRKMTRREPDPADQKANVVWPENENTPNMKTRLCALKLPESYSKIMSPVQPKTVVYVLSCPEIKQCKGKPADIPKMRRNCNSTDSKDSIRYKYKQCSFKYYDPLTNRILKTPPKSTGGEKAKKPSHVRQLFRSLSFDANMRKLADSQREGMPSKSLNWSDFNNSSSVSFLPDPGKGNDIASSQKTDGSSVSTERSDCLVSGHSENSFKHLAVSPLNSHQSQVEADGRLTPFNGRAAKTTLTSIRSERLERENPKARWKRKEGPNKEPSFSKKAAGPMSVRGTVGRRGSRVNPGKQTSRTKKQQKEGIRRKLPPRAQKSSAFSICRHQTKKATVGKHLKKEKSDAKKLKVRRKPKRTFVNSTVITGIPEKHQKVASGSFPKKPEQTSSKIRSWELFWTRQSHCGLSSSNNGPCW; translated from the exons aTGTTTCTGACTTGCAGATGTTTGACAGAGTCTAACCATCTGATGAAGTTTCTGCTTCTTCCACACAAGGTGG GAATGGAAAGACATGGTGTTGAAGGCTCTCTACAACAGGAGAGTAATAGCAG TTTACACACAAGAGGGCAAGAACATCCTGGGCCTGGCGTATCCACCATGCAAAATAGACAAGGATACTGCAACTGCTGCCATGTACACTACAGTAATCTTGAACAG CATGTTTTCAGCTCCCAGCACAGACACTTTACCACTTACTGTAGGAATCGTATGGGTACCAGTAGCTTGATGGAGCGTTTCCTGCAGGATGTTTTGCAGCATCATCCCCACAGATACCATGACAACAG acCAACCTATGACGACATACCACTCCCCGTCACTCCAGAGGCTGCTAGGAATGCTTGCCTGTCTCCAGAAGGtgtagagaaaaagaagaatagaaGCAGACAGGAAGCTTCCAGCAAAGACCAGGAGTCCATTGGTGAAATAGGATCTTCTGCTTCATGCCTCTCTCATAAGGGCACAAAGGAAACTTTTGTAACACAAGCATTTATTCAGAAACTAGAAAAAGGACAGGAACATATTACAGGAATATCCCAGCAGTCTGTGGGCATTTGTAGCAGTGAGAAATGGCATACCCTGGGAGATACTCAAATTGCAAATCATAGCCATGAAGGCCAGTTTACAGCTGTGAGCCCAGTACCTCAACATTTTTCTGTCAGTCCTTTAATTCATAGTTCTTCTGTTAATcctaaaatagtaaaaaatgttAGGGATTTGGTGGCATCAAATATGATTCCATATAGTGGATGTGATAAAAAAAGAATGGAGGTATGCAGTAAGGATGTGTTACTGAACCCATGCTTGAATCCTGCTCTGGCGCTGGTTCCCCCAAAAAGCCCTTCAGTTTCGCATCAAAATCCTGTGTGTCGGAATCCTATGTGCAGCGCCAGCAATTCTTTATGTATTACCTCAGGTCAATCTCTCTTAACACATGATGGTTTACAAACTCAGGGTGAAACTTTGGTGTCTGACTTCTGTCTCAGGGATACTGTGGGTATCAACAGCTCCCTAGATCTTGGGACATCCCCACAACTAGCAAGATgcaaaaaaatgaagatgaacaGAGGTGATGAAAGTTCAGTAGATGAAACTATTGAAGATGTTATTCTGAAATACTGCCATGGAACTGCTTCTAAAGAACTATCTTTCCAAGAAGAAGAGAATAATCCCTGTTTAACTTTTTCTTCACTTCTGGACCATACTCATTTAGAGGGCTCTGAAGTGAGTTTTAACTGTGATGCACCAATTCAGTCAGGAACAGACTTACCTAAGGCAGCTATAAAAGATATAGAATTCCTGAAAGAGGTCCAAATAAGTTTGCAAGATAAAGACTATGGAACACAGctctcttctgttttaaaaagtgaGTCAATGgagcaaagagaagcagcaaaacagGATGTAATAGTTCATACTGAAGAACCAGTTCTTCCAGCTCTGCCTCATGTGCCTCCTTCTTTTGTGGGAAAGACTTGGTCTCAAATAATGTATGAAGATGATATAAAAATTGAAGAACTTGTGCGTGATTTCAGGGAAGGTCGTTTTCGCTGCTACTTTGACAGTGAATCCTCAGCCAAATGTGCAGGGAAGagagtgaagaagaaaaagcagaaagatgaaaaaaagaatgatattGTTGAGGGTAATAGAACAGAAAGTGCATCAGTTAAAGCACTGCCAGAATTCAATAATGCTTTAAGCGGTGGCTCTGATTTTGATAACCCATCTTTAGCCTCAGATACGCTATGCAACCCACAAATTCTTAAAACGCCTAGGAAAAGGACATGGCGCCTGGCTTCAAGATGCCAGGTGGTTAAAGTCAGCCATGGCACCCAAACAAGTCTAGTCAACTACcctgcagcaaaaagaaaaatgactagaAGAGAACCTGATCCAGCTGATCAAAAAGCAAACGTTGTGTGGCCGGAGAATGAAAATACTCCAAACATGAAAACTAGGCTATGTGCCCTTAAACTTCCTGAGTCTTATAGCAAGATTATGAGCCCTGTACAGCCCAAGACAGTGGTCTATGTGCTTTCATGTCCAGAGATTAAACAGTGTAAAGGTAAACCTGCAGATATTCCCAAAATGAGGAGAAATTGCAACTCCACAGATAGCAAGGACTCTATAAGGTATAAATATAAACAGTGTTCTTTCAAGTATTATGACCCACTGACAAATCGAATTCTGAAAACACCTCCTAAGAGTACAGGTGGAGAAAAGGCCAAAAAGCCCTCCCATGTTCGACAGCTTTTCAGAAGTCTCAGCTTTGATGCAAACATGAGGAAACTAGCTGATTCACAGAGAGAGGGCATGCCATCAAAATCCCTTAATTGGTCAGACTTCAATAATTCATCTTCAGTATCTTTCCTGCCAGACCCAGGTAAAGGGAATGATATAGCCTCAAGTCAAAAGACAGATGGATCTTCTGTTTCTACAGAAAGATCAGATTGTCTGGTATCTGGTCACTCTGAGAACTCTTTTAAACACCTGGCCGTTTCACCTTTGAACTCTCACCAGTCTCAGGTGGAAGCAGATGGTAGATTAACTCCATTCAATGGTAGAGCTGCTAAAACCACTTTGACTTCGATCAGGAGTGAGCGATTAGAGAGAGAGAATCCAAAGGCaagatggaagagaaaagaaggcCCTAATAAAGAACCAAGTTTTTCCAAAAAGGCTGCAGGACCTATGTCTGTCAGAGGTACTGTTGGGAGGAGAGGAAGCAGAGTAAACCCAGGCAAACAAACTTCTAGAactaaaaaacagcaaaaagagggGATAAGAAGGAAACTCCCTCCTCGTGCCCAGAAATCTTCTGCCTTCTCCATCTGTAGGCACCAGACAAAGAAGGCTACAGTGGGAAAGCACCTTAAGAAAGAAAAGTCTGATGCTAAAAAATTGAAAGTAAGGAGGAAACCGAAGAGGACCTTTGTGAACTCAACAGTCATCACAGGGATTCCTGAAAAGCATCAGAAAGTCGCATCGGGATCCTTTCCGAAGAAGCCAGAGCAAACTTCTTCCAAAATAAGGAGCTGGGAG TTATTTTGGACAAGACAAAGTCACTGTGGGCTTTCGTCAAGCAATAATGGACCATGCTGGTAA